One genomic region from Deferrivibrio essentukiensis encodes:
- a CDS encoding HIT family protein has translation MDCIFCNLIKGNLPCSRFYEDENFVAILDIRPVNLGHALLIPKKHFVNVLDAPDDVSEKIYPVIKNITTAMKQAYKCDGFNIIQNVEEAGGQEVFHSHIHIIPRYKEDGIKFGIPHKAYGSQEDMCLWAKKVADILNR, from the coding sequence TGGACTGTATATTTTGTAACCTAATAAAAGGGAATCTTCCGTGCAGCAGATTCTATGAAGACGAAAATTTTGTCGCTATTCTTGACATCAGACCGGTTAATCTTGGTCACGCCCTTTTGATACCAAAAAAGCACTTTGTAAACGTTCTTGATGCTCCGGATGATGTGTCTGAAAAAATATATCCCGTCATCAAAAATATTACAACTGCTATGAAACAGGCATATAAATGTGACGGTTTTAATATTATTCAAAATGTTGAGGAAGCAGGCGGACAAGAGGTCTTTCATTCCCACATTCATATCATTCCACGATACAAAGAGGATGGGATAAAGTTTGGAATACCGCACAAAGCTTATGGTTCTCAAGAAGATATGTGTCTTTG